The following proteins are co-located in the Anser cygnoides isolate HZ-2024a breed goose chromosome 2, Taihu_goose_T2T_genome, whole genome shotgun sequence genome:
- the METTL6 gene encoding tRNA N(3)-methylcytidine methyltransferase METTL6 has product MLHENTSADCLDTVTTGTEDGAFQRKGHSTRILSPEEVERLAKDQVLVSEFKQLKLEKEAQKNWDLFYKRNSTNFFKDRHWTTREFEELKACREFADQKLTILEAGCGVGNCLFPLLEEDRNIFVYACDFSPRAVEYVKKNSLYSTERCKVFQCDLTKDDLLENIPADSVDVVTLIFVLSAVHPDKMHLVLKNIYKVLKPGKCVLFRDYGLYDHAMLRFKSGSKLGENFYVRQDGTRAYFFTEEFLSQLFKAEGYEQVVNEYVHRETVNRKEDLRVPRVFLQSKFQKPFSKTEVLAD; this is encoded by the exons ATGCTCCATGAAAACACATCGGCTGATTGCTTAGACACAGTAACAACAGGTACTGAAGATGGGGCTTTCCAAAGAAAAGGCCATAGTACAAGAATCCTTAGCCCAGAAGAGGTTGAGAGACTGGCAAAAGATCAGGTTTTGGTGTCTGAGTTCAAGCaactgaaactggaaaaagagGCACAGAAGAATTGGGATCTGTTTTACAAAAGAAACAGCACCAACTTCTTTAAAGACAGACATTGGACAACCAGAGAGTTTGAAGAGTTAAAAGCATGTCGGGAG TTTGCAGATCAGAAACTGACCATTCTGGAAGCTGGCTGtggggttgggaactgcttgtttcCGCTCTTAGAAGAAGATCGGAATATTTTTGTGTATGCCTGTGATTTTTCTCCCAGAGCTGTGGAGTATGTGAAG AAAAATTCCTTATACAGCACTGAAAGATGCAAAGTGTTCCAGTGTGATCTTACCAAAGATGATCTTCTAGAAAATATACCAGCAGATTCCGTGGATGTTGTCACTCTtatatttgttctttctgcAGTTCATCCTGACAAAATGCATCTTGTCTTGAAGAACATTTACAAA GTATTAAAACCAGGCAAGTGTGTCTTGTTCAGAGACTACGGACTGTATGATCATGCAATGCTCAGGTTTAAATCTGGCAGCAAACTTGGAGAAAACTTCTACGTTAGACAAGATGGGACAAGAGCATATTTTTTTACTGAAG agttCTTGTCTCAGCTCTTCAAGGCTGAGGGATATGAGCAAGTGGTCAATGAATACGTGCACCGAGAAACTGTGAACAGGAAAGAAGACTTGCGTGTTCCAAGagtttttcttcaaagcaaatTTCAAAAGCCTTTCAGTAAGACAGAAGTTCTTGCTGATTAG